The following coding sequences are from one Schizosaccharomyces osmophilus chromosome 1, complete sequence window:
- the ppp16 gene encoding acylpeptide hydrolase, whose product MLFERRLCCLLLMAIVSLTTASLDAKRMLEAPRRSSVTSNFRGDLGVFSESNYSFADHSFSSGIYLINSSAKNHQELLVPGKEAKVPQWVTDRSFLYVKDTSPSRSSIFVYDIDSRSEFGLYDHSAPISELLIVKESSRYRVIFTSTDTSGRDEPSDQSSVHVYDSLFVRHWDHWKTGERNSLYSIILEQDSENVHTLHSTTPTATDLLENTGLECPIEPFGDSTDFDATFNDLVFVAKDPNSNPATQTRTVVYLLNMTTLKLKVLSTAMGACSSPIISEDDSKIGWLEMRTPQYESDQNQIIVYYPKTGYKQHVVRNWDRSPASIQWGTLPSGEKGLYAMADDEGRRTLFFISTKKDQVIPLTKGESVLSVSNSEGSKLWLSKSSFVRPKYFVLYDPAKKVEELLLDANLGLDQSSYEEVWYNGTNGRKIHGWLVRPQNFNASKKYPLAILIHGGPQGSWTNTWSTRWNPAVVANAGFVVFTIDPTGSTGYGQKFTDDIALNWGGRPYNDIVHGVDYATNKIPYVDGSKMVALGASYGGYMINWIQGHPLGRRFRALVCHDGVFNTLNTFYSTDELYFPIHDFGGTPWENRAVYERWNPSNFVNYWATPQLVIHSSKDYRLTESEGISAFNSLQYKNVPSKLLVFEDENHWVLKPENSLRWHNEVLSWITKFVSDD is encoded by the coding sequence ATGCTCTTTGAAAGAAGGCTTTGCTGTTTGCTGTTGATGGCAATCGTTTCTCTTACGACAGCCTCGTTGGATGCCAAACGGATGCTGGAAGCTCCCAGGCGATCATCTGTCACCAGTAACTTTCGAGGAGATTTAGGTGTGTTTTCGGAATCGAATTATTCTTTCGCGGATCACAGTTTCTCCTCTGGCATCTACCTGATCAACAGTTCAGCCAAAAATCATCAAGAACTTTTAGTACCCGGAAAGGAAGCGAAGGTTCCGCAATGGGTCACAGAccgttcttttctttatgtcAAGGATACCAGCCCTTCAAGATCGAGTATTTTTGTGTATGACATTGATAGTCGTTCAGAATTTGGTCTATATGATCATAGTGCCCCTATTTCAGAATTATTGATCGTGAAGGAATCTAGCCGTTACCGAGTAATTTTTACTTCTACTGACACTTCCGGAAGAGATGAGCCTTCCGACCAATCTAGTGTTCATGTCTATGATAGCCTGTTTGTCAGACATTGGGACCACTGGAAAACTGGTGAGAGAAACAGTCTCTATTCTATCATTCTTGAACAAGATTCCGAAAACGTTCATACACTTCATTCAACTACGCCTACAGCTACTGATCTCTTAGAAAATACTGGGCTCGAATGTCCCATAGAGCCATTTGGGGATTCTACAGACTTTGATGCTACATTTAATGACTTAGTATTCGTTGCTAAAGATCCGAATTCTAACCCAGCAACTCAAACAAGGACAGTTGTGTATTTGTTAAACATGACTACTCTGAAGCTGAAAGTCCTTAGCACTGCTATGGGTGCTTGTAGCTCTCCTATAATTTCGGAAGATGATTCCAAGATTGGCTGGTTGGAAATGAGAACACCACAATATGAAAGTGATCAAAATCAGATCATAGTATACTATCCCAAAACTGGATACAAACAACATGTTGTTCGAAACTGGGACCGGTCCCCTGCTTCTATTCAATGGGGTACTTTACCTAGTGGTGAAAAAGGTTTGTATGCCATGGCTGATGACgaaggaagaagaactttgttttttatatccACCAAGAAGGATCAAGTCATTCCTTTAACCAAAGGCGAAAGTGTTTTATCGGTTTCCAACTCCGAGGGATCAAAGTTATGGCTCAGTAAATCCTCCTTTGTTCGCCCAAAATATTTTGTTCTATATGACCCAGCTAAGAAGGTGGAAGAACTTTTGCTGGATGCGAATCTTGGTTTAGACCAATCCTCGTATGAGGAGGTATGGTATAACGGAACGAATGGTCGCAAAATTCACGGATGGCTTGTCCGACCACAAAACTTTAATGcgtcaaaaaaatatcccCTTGCGATCCTTATTCACGGAGGACCCCAGGGATCATGGACCAACACTTGGTCTACACGTTGGAATCCTGCAGTAGTCGCGAATGCTGGATTCGTTGTGTTTACCATTGACCCCACTGGATCAACTGGCTATGGTCAAAAATTTACTGATGATATCGCCCTGAACTGGGGAGGACGGCCATATAACGACATTGTTCATGGTGTTGACTATGCGACTAATAAAATTCCCTATGTCGATGGAAGTAAAATGGTGGCATTGGGTGCTTCCTACGGTGGCTATATGATTAATTGGATTCAAGGTCATCCTTTGGGACGCCGCTTTCGAGCTTTAGTATGCCATGACGGAGTCTTCAACACATTGAACACATTTTACAGCACAGACGAGCTTTACTTCCCTATTCATGACTTCGGTGGTACCCCTTGGGAGAACAGAGCTGTATATGAACGCTGGAATCCTTCTAATTTTGTCAACTATTGGGCAACCCCCCAACTTGTCATCCACAGTTCGAAAGATTATCGACTAACAGAAAGTGAGGGCATTTCTGCCTTCAATTCACTCCAATACAAAAACGTTCCTAGCAaacttcttgtttttgaggATGAAAACCATTGGGTCCTTAAGCCAGAGAACTCTTTGCGCTGGCACAATGAAGTCTTGAGTTGGATTACCAAGTTCGTGAGCGATGATTGA
- the rec15 gene encoding meiotic recombination protein Rec15, translating into MSYSVSAAQLWSRKLAMQAEDMQLSQKNTNSRILSIIGEMKVLQEATNQNMDQNFKSVTQNHHQVSSYMFQTLNNFQTYLQKVVEEQQKTNLRMETLEKNIFNIQAQLGSIQTEQENGFKHLEKLIKESTATTMAATMKQMSAKEPKRKTTTTHSKPVQANPTSAAKRNATSMRKRVLALDFLAEDDY; encoded by the exons atgaGCTACTCAGTCTCAGCGGCACAATTATGGTCACGAAAACTAGCTATGCAAGCTGAAGATATGCAATTGAGTCAAAAAAATACGAACAGCCGTATTTTGAGTATCATAGGAGAGATGAAAGTGCTACAAGAAGCGACGAATCAAAACATGGatcaaaatttcaaatcTGTCACTCAAAATCACCATCAAGTTTCGTCCTACA TGTTTCAAACGTTAAACAACTTCCAAACTTATCTCCAAAAGGTGGTGGAAGAACAACAGAAAACCAACTTGCGCATGGAAACCCTGgaaaaaaacatatttaATATACAAGCTCAACTGGGGTCTATTCAAACAGAGCAAGAAAACGGGTTTAAACATTTAGAGAAGCTTATAAAGGAGTCGACCGCTACTACAATGGCTGCTACAATGAAACAAATGTCAGCAAAAGAACCAAAACGGAAAACCACTACGACTCATTCAAAACCTGTCCAGGCGAATCCAACGTCAgcagcaaaaagaaacgcaACTTCCATGAGAAAAAGGGTTTTAGCTTTGGACTTCTTGGCTGAAGATGACTATTAA
- the his2 gene encoding histidinol dehydrogenase His2, translating to MVKYEVQVPTYKASAVSPSERERILARPIQDTQNIRKIVEPIIDDVKARGEKALIECAAKFEKAELKSAVMKAPFNESMMKVAPRIREDIDIAYNNIYAFHSAQLRPNISVETMRGVVCQRMSRPIERVGLYIPGGTAVLPSTALMLGVPAKVAGCPHIVISTPARKDGTVAPEIVYIAHKLGAEEIILAGGAQAVAAMAYGLPGIPKVNKIFGPGNQFVTAAKMHVQNDYGALVAIDLPAGPSEVLVIVDESCNAESVALDLLSQAEHGMDSQIVLIALALTDEQFDEIEAAINQHALRLSRSSIIQHAIKKSVIIRTDSADEAFEWSNLYGPEHLVLHLKNASSYLPKVFNAGSVFVGPWSPVSMGDYASGTNHTLPTYGYASSYSGVNTDSFLKYITTQELSEEGIQRLGPSVIRLAELEGLTAHADAVRVRGVKL from the coding sequence ATGGTGAAGTACGAAGTTCAAGTCCCTACTTATAAGGCATCTGCCGTTAGTCCTTCTGAACGTGAACGTATTTTGGCTCGTCCTATCCAAGATACCCAAAACATCCGTAAAATAGTGGAGCCTATTATTGACGATGTAAAAGCTCGTGGTGAGAAAGCTCTCATTGAATGCGCTGCCAAGTTTGAAAAGGCAGAATTAAAGTCCGCTGTAATGAAAGCTCCCTTTAATGAGTCAATGATGAAGGTTGCTCCAAGAATTCGAGAGGATATCGACATCGCTTACAACAACATCTATGCTTTTCACTCTGCTCAATTACGCCCCAACATCTCAGTTGAAACCATGCGTGGTGTTGTCTGCCAGAGAATGTCTCGTCCTATCGAGCGTGTTGGATTATATATTCCAGGTGGTACAGCTGTCTTGCCCTCAACTGCTTTGATGTTGGGCGTTCCGGCCAAGGTTGCTGGTTGCCCTCATATCGTCATCTCCACACCTGCTCGTAAGGATGGCACTGTGGCTCCAGAGATTGTCTATATTGCCCACAAACTTGGTGCCGAGGAAATTATTTTAGCAGGTGGTGCTCAAGCTGTAGCTGCTATGGCTTATGGTCTTCCCGGTATTCCCAAGGTTAACAAGATTTTCGGTCCCGGTAATCAATTCGTGACTGCAGCTAAAATGCACGTTCAGAATGATTATGGTGCTTTAGTTGCTATCGACCTTCCTGCCGGTCCTTCTGAAGTATTGGTCATTGTTGATGAATCTTGCAATGCCGAAAGCGTTGCTCTTGATTTACTTTCGCAGGCAGAGCATGGTATGGATAGtcaaattgttttgattgCATTAGCACTTACGGATGAGCAATTTGATGAAATCGAGGCTGCCATTAATCAACATGCCTTGCGTTTATCTCGTTCTTCTATTATCCAACATGCAATTAAGAAGTCCGTCATCATCCGTACTGACTCTGCCGATGAAGCATTTGAATGGTCCAACCTCTATGGCCCAGAACATCTTGTTCTTCACCTTAAGAATGCTTCCTCTTATCTTCCAAAAGTGTTTAACGCAGGTAGCGTTTTTGTTGGTCCCTGGTCTCCTGTTAGTATGGGAGATTATGCTTCTGGCACAAACCACACATTACCAACTTACGGATATGCTAGCTCCTATTCTGGTGTAAACACAGACagctttttgaaatacaTTACTACCCAAGAACTTAGTGAAGAGGGTATTCAACGTCTGGGTCCTTCTGTTATTCGACTTGCCGAATTGGAAGGACTTACTGCTCACGCTGACGCAGTTCGCGTTCGTGGTGTAAAGCTTTAA